In Bactrocera neohumeralis isolate Rockhampton unplaced genomic scaffold, APGP_CSIRO_Bneo_wtdbg2-racon-allhic-juicebox.fasta_v2 ctg2173, whole genome shotgun sequence, a genomic segment contains:
- the LOC126766698 gene encoding uncharacterized protein LOC126766698, with amino-acid sequence MTSFGATKVIGDNFMPTFKIQGQIYHRTGSLLPMPDEDYKFLQIYFMGDSAREVDQRCAHNNSVKRSIVEQLQTFFHQHNELVALFTTALDRMPSDNHKIVIRADKAPAGQHAGRFNAPTIDEVAIVVVGENLENRDIVLLRRNDQLQRVSETHRSYDALQYPILFWQGEDGYHFSNKMINPVTGAETNKKVSSMNYYSYRLMVRENEDNHILKCRRLFHQYAVDMYVKIETERLTFIRLNQAKLRSEEYIHLRDAINADGNAQNVGRTTILPATYVGSPRHMHEYAQDAMSYVRHYGTPDLFITFTCNPKWTEIQQELFTSQSPIDRHDITARVFKMKLKSLMDFIVKHRVFGETRCWMYSIEWQKRGLPHAHILIWLVERIRPNEIDNVISAEIPDNNEDPLLHEVITKNMIHGPCGILNPISPCMVEGKCSKRYPRQLVSETITGNDGYPLYRRRSIDDNGKSTIVKVNRQDIEVDNRWVVPFSPLLCKAYKAHINVEFCHSVKSIKYICKYVNKGSDMAVFGVAAENSNDEVTQYQMGRYVSSNEGMWRIFSFPIHERHPTVVHLAVHLENGQRVYFTDANVLQRVDRPPSTTLTSFFEMCQNDDFARTLLYSEMPRYYIWNQSSKKFQRRKRGQPVSDYPQVFSTDALGRIYAVHPSQDECFYLRLLLVNVRGPTSFQHLRTVNGVLCDTYREACQHLGLLENDTHWDQTLEDAVISSNAKQIRTLFSIILSTCFPSAPTDLWHKYKDHMAEDILHQMRLRTSNADLQMNEEIHNEALILIEDMCLMLTNKVLIQIGMIGPNRPMFDSFDQELRREAQYDSETLREMVDRTVPLLNQQQKYAYDTLMKVMNDGTGGFYFLDAPGGTGKTFLLSLILATIRSQNGIALALASSGIAATLLEGGRTAHSALKLPLNLQINETPTCNLSRNSAMAKVLQQTRLIIWDECTMAHKKSLEALDRSMQDLRNNKNRFGGAMILLAGDFRQILPVVPRSTPADELNACLKSSILWKYIKTLKLSINMRVELQEDQSGEVFSKQLLDIGNGIIAVDTSSGYITFPTNFCNFCESKTELMEMVFPNIAQNYVNHIWLSERVICIGRKKC; translated from the exons atgacatcATTTGGCGCAACAAAAGTTATTGGAGACAATTttatgcctactttcaag ATTCAGGGTCAAATATATCATCGAACAGGTTCCTTATTGCCAATGCCTGATGAAGactataaatttttgcaaatatattttatgggcGATTCAGCAAGAGAAGTCGATCAGCGTTGCGCACACAACAACTCAGTGAAAAGATCCATTGTGGAAcaacttcaaacatttttccatCAACACAATGAATTAGTTGCATTATTCACAACTGCATTAGACCGCATGCCATCAGATAATCATAAAATTGTCATCAGAGCCGATAAGGCGCCTGCAGGACAACATGCTGGACGTTTTAATGCGCCAACAAttgatgaagtggctattgtcgtcgtgggagaaaatttagaaaaccgaGACATTGTTTTACTTCGACGGAACGATCAACTTCAGCGTGTGTCTGAAACACATCGATCATATGATGCCTTACAATATCCTATCCTATTTTGGCAAGGTGAAGACGGCtatcatttttcaaataagatGATAAATCCAGTTACAG gtGCTGAAACGAACAAAAAAGTTAGTTCAATGAATTATTATTCATACAGACTGATGGTTCGGGAAAATGAGGACAATCACATCTTAAAGTGTCGGCGTCTATTTCACCAATATGCTGtggatatgtatgtgaaaattgAAACTGAACGATTGACATTTATCAGGTTGAACCAGGCAAAACTCCGTTCCGAGGAATATATTCATCTTCGGGATGCCATTAATGCTGATGGAAATGCACAGAATGTTGGCAGAACAACTATTCTCCCAGCAACATACGTCGGAAGCCCGCGacatatgcatgaatatgctCAAGATGCTATGTCCTATGTACGACATTATGGCACACCAGATTTGTTTATCACATTCACATGCAATCCAAAGTGGACAGAAATTCAACAAGAATTATTTACTAGCCAATCACCTATTGATCGCCACGATATCACTGCAAGggtgttcaaaatgaaattaaaatcacTCATGGATTTTATTGTTAAGCATCGCGTGTTCGGCGAGACgcgttgttggatgtactcaATTGAGTGGCAAAAACGCGGATTGCCACATGCACATATCCTCATTTGGTTGGTTGAGAGGATAAGACCGAATGAAATTGATAATGTGATATCAGCAGAAATTCCCGATAATAATGAAGACCCACTGTTACATGaggttattacaaaaaatatgataCATGGTCCATGTGGAATATTAAATCCAATTTCTCCGTGTATGGTTGAAGGAAAATGTTCAAAACGCTACCCAAGACAATTAGTATCAGAAACTAttactggaaatgatggatatccactttATCGCCGCCGATCCATTGATGACAATGGAAAGTCAACAATAGTCAAAGTAAATCGACAGGACATTGAAGTTGATAATCGTTGGGTTGTTCCGTTTTCGCCATTACTCTGCAAGGCATATAAAGCACACATAAACGTCGAATTTTGCCATTCCGTaaaatctattaaatatatttgcaagtacgTGAACAAAGGTAGTGACATGGCTGTCTTCGGAGTTGCTGCCGAAAATTCAAATGATGAAGTCACTCAATATCAAATGGGCCGCTATGTTAGTAGTAACGAAGGCATGTGGCGTATATTTTCGTTTCCAATACATGAACGACATCCTACTGTTGTTCACTTGGCCGTACATTTGGAAAATGGTCAACGGGTGTATTTTACAGATGCAAACGTATTACAACGAGTTGACAGGCCACCATCGACAACATTAACCAGCTTCTTTGAAATGTGCCAGAATGATGATTTTGCCAGAACGCTACTTTACTCCGAAATGCCAAGATATTATATCTGGAATCAAtcatctaaaaaatttcaacgacGAAAACGAGGACAGCCAGTTTCAGATTACCCACAAGTATTTTCCACCGATGCACTAGGCCGTATTTATGCAGTCCATCCCAGTCAAGAcgagtgtttttatttgcgtttatTGTTAGTCAATGTTCGTGGTCCAACATCATTCCAACATCTGCGAACTGTTAATGGTGTATTGTGTGACACATACAGAGAAGCCTGTCAACATTTGGGATTGTTAGAGAATGACACTCATTGGGACCAGACTCTTGAAGATGCTGTGATTTCGTCAAATGCTAAACAAATACGaacattattttctataattttgtcTACATGCTTCCCATCAGCACCGACTGATttatggcataaatacaaagatCATATGGCGGAAGATATATTGCATCAGATGCGTCTTAGAACATCAAATGCAGATTTGCAAATGAACGAAGAAATTCACAATGaagcattaattttaattgaggACATGTGCTTGATGCTTACCAACAAAGTATTAATTCAAATAGGAATGATAGGACCCAATCGCCCAATGTTCGACTCATTTGATCAAGAATTGAGACGCGAAGCCCAATACGATTCCGAAACATTACGAGAAATGGTTGATAGAACAGTTCCCCttttaaatcaacaacaaaaatatgcttaCGATACGCTCATGAAAGTAATGAACGATGGAACTGgcggattttattttttagatgcTCCCGGTGGAactgggaaaacttttttgttatcattGATTTTGGCAACAATTCGGTCGCAAAATGGAATTGCACTAGCCCTAGCTTCATCAGGTATTGCAGCTACATTGTTGGAAGGCGGTCGAACAGCTCATTCAGCTCTCAAGCTGCCGTTAAACCTTCAAATTAATGAAACTCCAACTTGCAACCTTTCGAGGAATTCTGCGATGGCCAAAGTGCTGCAGCAAACAAGACTGATCATTTGGGATGAATGTACGATGGCACACAAAAAATCTTTGGAGGCATTAGATCGCTCGATGCAAGATTTACGAAATAACAAAAACCGGTTTGGTGGTGCAATGATACTATTGGCAGGTGATTTTCGACAAATATTGCCAGTTGTTCCACGCTCAACGCCAGCTGATGAACTGAATGCCTGTTTGAAGTCGTCCATTTTATGGAAATACATTAAAACacttaaattaagtataaacaTGAGAGTCGAATTACAGGAAGACCAGTCTGGAGAAGTGTTTTCCAAACAACTGCTCGATATTGGTAATGGTATTATTGCTGTTGATACATCATCTGGATACATTACATTCCCTAccaatttttgtaacttttgtgAATCAAAGACCGAACTCATGGAGATGGTTTTCCCAAACATTGCTCAAAATTACGTAAATCACATTTGGTTAAGCGAACGTGTTATATGTATTGGCCGCAAAAAATGTTGA